A region of Colletotrichum higginsianum IMI 349063 chromosome 10, whole genome shotgun sequence DNA encodes the following proteins:
- a CDS encoding Fungal specific transcription factor, which translates to MDDQDLLLPSTSVGSLTRSPDNNNNNNTASSSAPQAGNKKKSSRRGGDTASQKRRCVSTACIACRRRKSKCDGAVPSCAACASVYGTECVYDPNSDHRRKGVYREKIDSMKARNSTLQILIEAILNANEDEVPDIVKRIRTCDSLDTVAEQILKHETMLQEAEDNDNGDDGYTTEMPIEGERELARKMGELRLENGSVRFIGGTSHLIYLGDSGDANLNEPESEANLANEDPIASWTRVTQDKELIAHLMNMYFNWHYTYFTTLSKTLFYRDFFRGKLGSQHKGTIYCSPLLVNAMLALGCHFTSVPGAYGTPGDSRTKGDHFFAEAKRLIVENDEYERPRLTTVQALALMSVREAGCGREAKGWVYSGMAFRMAQDIGLNFDDGGMSPDKENLGEHAVDARRMTFWGCFLFDKAWSNYMGRLPQIPKNSYNVPKYDVFPGEDAELWAPYTDTGFDQTSKQPSRTRAVGLQLSKLCEISSDLLLFFYHPNHIGRSSGKSIELKKLSELHRRLEDWRKELPKELEPKEGQLPNVILVHMFFHLQYIHLFRPFLKYTPAASPLPSHVSPRRICTANAGAISKLMRLYKKTWNLRQICNIAVYMIHSACTIHMLNLPEKTAKRDIIHGVKHLEEIAEDWLCARRTLSIISVLARKWNVELPEEASAVLQRTDDKYGTFSTSDVPSPHSNVTTSPSPPQQQPVSPTTAGGKHGEQYSPLNQYSQPHAGDADVTPSQTDLLMASASLAQISGARPPSRQLLGGGGAASGSLGDMGQGSLSGWPQAGLTQSIPTYQQQQRQQQQQQHHQQQQQRRQQRQQQQQQQQQQGYNAMNNPPQNNLASSGNSRPGPPNGRQVSPGQVFQGLDQDWFLNDGAKWHQNFEAWNMAAAAAAGGPGAGMPTGTGDQIFMFSNGNSGTGNGGTGGGAGAGGGMPQPQRQSSEDNHSPNFDGLSSLNTNGWLPGLD; encoded by the exons ATGGATGACCAAGATCTGCTACTACCCTCCACATCTGTCGGCTCACTTACTCGGTCTCccgacaacaacaacaataacaacacCGCTTCCTCCTCTGCGCCACAAGCcggcaacaagaagaagtcgTCTCGGAGGGGCGGTGACACCGCATCACAGAAGCGACGTTGTGTTTCCACTGCCTGCATCGCCTGCCGCCGGAGAAAATCAAAATGCGACGGCGCGGTGCCCAGCTGCGCGGCTTGCGCCAGCGTCTACGGCACCGAGTGCGTCTATGACCCCAACTCGGATCACCGCCGGAAGGGCGTCTACCGCGAAAAGATTGACAGCATGAAGGCCCGAAACTCGACCCTGCAGATCCTCATCGAGGCCATTCTCAACGCaaacgaggacgaggtcccCGACATCGTCAAGAGGATCCGCACCTGCGACAGCCtcgacaccgtcgccgagcagATCCTCAAACACGAGACCATGCtccaggaggccgaggacaacgacaacggcgacgacggataCACGACCGAGATGCCCATCGAGGGCGAGAGGGAGCTCGCCCGCAAGATGGGCGAGCTGCGCCTCGAGAACGGCTCCGTTCgcttcatcggcggcacctctcatctcatctaccTAGGCGACTCGGGCGACGCCAACCTCAATGAGCCAGAGTCGGAAGCGAATCTTGCCAATGAGGACCCTATTGCCAGCTGGACCCGTGTCACTCAGGACAAGGAGCTCATTGCCCACCTCATGAACATGTACTTCAACTGGCACTACACCTACTTCACAACACTGTCAAAAACGTTGTTCTATCGGGATTTCTTCAGGGGGAAACTTGGCTCGCAGCACAAGGGCACCATTTACTGCTCGCCGCTGCTCGTCAACGCCATGCTGGCTCTCGGCTGCCACTTCACGAGCGTGCCGGGCGCCTACGGCACCCCCGGCGACAGCCGGACCAAGGGCGATCACTTCTTCGCCGAGGCGAAGCGCCTCATTGTCGAAAATGACGAGTACGAGCGGCCCCGCCTTACCACCGTCCAAGCCCTCGCCCTCATGTCCGTCCGCGAGGCTGGTTGCGGCCGCGAGGCCAAGGGTTGGGTTTATTCGGGCATGGCCTTCCGCATGGCCCAGGATATCGGTCTCAacttcgacgacggcggcatgtcCCCTGACAAGGAGAACCTGGGCGAGCACGCCGTTGACGCCCGACGCATGACCTTCTGGGGCTGTTTCCTCTTCGACAAGGCCTGGTCCAACTACATGGGAAGGTTACCACAGATACCCAAGAACTCGTACAACGTGCCAAAGTACGACGTCTTCcccggcgaggacgccgagctgTGGGCGCCCTACACGGACACGGGTTTCGACCAGACCTCGAAGcagccgtcgaggacgcgcGCCGTGGGGCTGCAGCTGTCCAAACTGTGCGAGATCAGCAGCGATCTGCTACTGTTCTTCTACCATCCTAACCACATCGGCCGTTCGAGCGGCAAGTCCATCGAGCTGAAGAAGCTCAGTGAGCTGCATCGAAGGTTGGAAGACTGGCGAAAGGAGCTGCCAAAGGAGCTGGAACCTAAGGAGGGCCAGTTACCCAATGTCATTCTCGTACA CATGTTCTTCCATCTGCAATACATTCACCTCTTCCGCCCCTTCCTAAAATACACCCCAGCCGCCTCGCCGCTACCTTCGCACGTCTCGCCACGACGCATCTGTACCGCCAACGCGGGCGCTATCTCCAAGTTGATGCGCCTCTATAAGAAGACGTGGAACCTGCGGCAGATCTGCAACATCGCCGTCTACATGATTCACAGCGCCTGCACGATCCACATGCTCAATTTGCccgagaagacggccaagCGCGACATCATCCATGGCGTGAAGCACCTCGAGGAAATCGCCGAAGACTGGCTCTGCGCGCGCCGCACGCTGAGCATCATCAGCGTTCTCGCGCGCAAATGGAACGTCGAGCTCCCCGAAGAGGCCTCGGCCGTGCTGCAGCGGACGGACGACAAGTACGGCACCTTCAGCACGTCCGACGTGCCTTCGCCGCACTCCAACGTGACGACGTCACCCTCGCcaccgcagcagcagcctgttTCGCCGACGACTGCCGGAGGGAAGCACGGGGAGCAGTACAGTCCGCTGAACCAGTATTCTCAGCCACAcgcgggcgacgccgacgtgACGCCGAGCCAGACGGACCTGCTCATGGCAAGCGCATCGCTGGCGCAGATCAGCggcgcgaggccgccgtcgcggcagctcctcggtggcggcggcgcggcgtcCGGCAGTCTGGGCGACATGGGGCAGGGCTCACTCAGCGGATGGCCGCAGGCGGGACTAACACAATCAATACCGACGTATCAGCAACAACagcgacagcaacagcaacagcaacatcatcaacaacagcagcagcggcggcagcagcggcagcagcagcagcagcagcagcaacaacaaggATACAACGCGATGAACAACCCTCCACAAAACAACCTCGCATCGTCGGGCAACAGTCGCCCTGGTCCACCAAACGGACGGCAGGTCTCGCCAGGACAGGTCTTCCAGGGCCTCGACCAGGACTGGTTTCTTAACGACGGCGCAAAGTGGCATCAGAACTTTGAAGCGTGGAAtatggcggcggctgcggccgCTGGCGGACCCGGGGCGGGGATGCCAACGGGTACCGGGGACCAGATTTTCATGTTTTCCAACGGTAACAGCGgcaccggcaacggcggcacgggaggcggcgccggcgccggcggaggtATGCCGCAACCGCAGAGGCAGTCATCCGAGGATAACCACAGCCCCAACTTTGACGGGCTGAGCTCGCTGAACACCAACGGTTGGCTGCCAGGCTTAGACTAG
- a CDS encoding Mitochondria fission 1 protein, whose product MVDLPYALDAETPLKASELQVLRAQYEKEGDMVGVQTKFNYAWGLVKSDSRNDQQLGVRLLSEIFRVSPERRRECLYYLALGNYKLGNYAEARRYNDLLLDKEPANLQASNLRQLVDDKVAKEGLMGVAIISGVAVAAGVVGAFLMRNVKRR is encoded by the exons ATGGTTGATCTGCCAT acgccctcgacgcggAAAC GCCCCTCAAGGCATCCGAGCTCCAGGTCCTTCGCGCCCAGTATGAAAAGGAAGGCGACATGGTCGGCGTCCAGACAAAGTTCAACTACGCATGG GGTCTCGTCAAGTCCGACTCCCGTAACGACCAGCAGCTCGGCGTCCGCCTGCTCTCCGAGATCTTCCGCGTCTCTCccgagcgccgccgcgagtGCCTCTACTACCTCGCCCTTGGCAACTACAAGCTCGGCAACTACGCTGAGGCCCGCCGCTACaacgacctcctcctcgacaaggagCCCGCCAACCTGCAGGCCTCGAACCTGcgccagctcgtcgacgacaaggtcGCCAAGGAGGGCCTTATGGGAgtcgccatcatcagcgGTGtagccgtcgccgccggcgtcgtcggcgccttcCTTATGAGGAACGTCAAGAGGAGATAA
- a CDS encoding ankyrin repeat protein, with protein sequence MESHNTRGGHLDATAGREVVYCHACSHEWWQDEHGLQCPRCDSEITEIVSPENDPREIEDGPPLHDSPSRRGRYDDDSDPDEADIEEHLHRGPGGFVVHRTIWDNSQRPSQSPHPNTRQPPDANDGDQIIRRFIDMVNDFGLGMPPRPPDETRPPGFAGGGLFGGPANVRTYHRAGPGGTTSFTIATGPIHIQQGGVRSPVGPGSDPFQSYVRLNSPRGQSPSGSRITMVSIRTSANQAPSIFSSVLAGAGPPQPGGTSGPGQAQDQGAPGGAPTLLQEILSMLNPANASHGDAVYTQEALDRIISQLMEQNPQNNAAPPATEDALRKLERKKVDKEMLGPDGKTECTICIDGFSEGDDATVLPCKHWFHDQCVVMWLKEHNTCPICRTPIEKPSSGNANNANASGPNTNPNANASQRAPTEAPGSSESSHHPFDWGDAPPGMPGHWGATAFSPRPPYYQQTPPVPDASTRPQRSPMTNWDVPFPVYGGSSTGRDEALNTDLPSRPREAGRTPSFPSRRDSHSPPSIRRHQSDSSRARQRSPSSGNWDRDRDNNQDTGSNHGPLNWLRHQFSRGPGSGDNTRERRRP encoded by the exons ATGGAGTCCCACAACACCAGAGGTGGACACCTGGATGCAACGGCTGGCCGGGAGGTGGTATACTGCCATGCCTGCTCGCACGAGTGGTGGCAAGACGAGCACGGCCTGCAGTGTCCTCGCTGCGACAGCGAAATCACAGAGATC GTCTCTCCAGAGAACGACCCCAGAGAGATTGAAGACGGTCCCCCGCTCCATGACTCCCCAAGTCGCAGAGGCAGATATGACGACGATTCCGAtcccgacgaggccgataTAGAGGAGCACTTGCACCGCGGCCCTGGCGGTTTCGTCGTTCACCGGACCATATGGGACAACTCTCAGCGGCCCAGTCAGAGCCCCCACCCGAACACACGGCAGCCTCCGGACGCGAATGATGGCGACCAAATCATTCGCCGCTTCATCGACATGGTCAACGACTTTGGCTTGGGCATGCCTCCGCGACCGCCCGATGAAACCCGCCCCCCTGGCTTCGCTGGCGGCGGTCTCTTTGGCGGCCCGGCCAATGTACGCACCTATCACAGAGCAGGTCCGGGAGGCACCACAAGCTTCACGATCGCTACCGGGCCCATCCATATCCAGCAAGGAGGTGTCCGCTCTCCCGTTGGGCCCGGAAGCGATCCGTTCCAGTCGTACGTCCGCCTCAACAGCCCTCGTGGCCAGTCGCCTTCTGGATCTCGAATCACGATGGTCTCCATCAGAACGAGTGCTAACCAGGCTCCCAGTATCTTCAGCAGCGTGCTTGCCGGAGCAGGACCTCCCCAGCCCGGAGGGACCTCTGGTCCTGGTCAAGCTCAGGACCAGGGGGCGCCTGGCGGAGCGCCCACGCTCCTCCAGGAGATCCTTAGCATGCTCAACCCGGCCAATGCCTCTCATGGTGATGCCGTGTACACTCAAGAGGCCTTGGACCGCATCATCTCGCAGTTGATGGAGCAAAACCCGCAGAACAATGCTGCACCCCCGGCGACTGAAGACGCTCTTCGCAAGCTGGAGCGCAAGAAGGTGGACAAGGAGATGTTAGGCCCTGATGGCAAGACCGAGTGTACCATCTGCATCGACGGGTTTAGTGAGGGCGATGACGCCACGGTGTTGCCCTGCAAGCACTGGTTCCATGACCAGTGCGTTGTAATGTGGTTGAAGGAGCACAACACCTGTCCGATATGCCGCACCCCTATCGAAAAGCCCAGCAGCGGCAACGCCAATAATGCTAACGCGAGCGGACCGAACACGAACCCGAACGCCAATGCTTCTCAGCGTGCACCCACTGAGGCGCCTGGCTCATCAGAAAGCTCACACCACCCGTTCGACTGGGGTGATGCGCCGCCTGGAATGCCCGGTCATTGGGGAGCTACAGCTTTCTCTCCCCGACCGCCCTACTACCAGCAAACCCCTCCGGTCCCCGATGCCTCCACCCGACCCCAGAGATCGCCCATGACCAACTGGGACGTGCCCTTCCCTGTCTATGGAGGTTCTAGCACAGGCCGGGACGAGGCTTTGAATACTGACCTGCCTTCGCGTCCCCGAGAAGCAGGCCGGACGCCCAGTTTCCCGTCTCGACGGGACTCTCATTCGCCCCCAAGCATTCGCCGGCATCAGTCTGATTCGTCCCGAGCTAGGCAGCGGAGCCCGTCGTCCGGCAACTGGGACCGCGATCGCGATAATAACCAGGACACTGGTTCAAACCATGGTCCGCTGAACTGGCTGAGACACCAGTTCTCCCGAGGACCTGGCTCTGGGGACAACACACGAGAGCGACGGAGACCATAA
- a CDS encoding Kinetochore protein spc24, which yields MSFSRTLFAHSNEFNWIGDKHSSRFYERTRPDEPAGRVSCGEIRTQSTISTTRPQLNHTHTHTNPNGKKSAKMLLAEEPATLIRHTIDNFNIHPDKQAVARINESLATLQQARELRLREAENALKKLSRQLNTMASQHAELTSQHSSTAHASEIARLDTTKFRTAKAASDAEMEAERLAQQAADLSVRLQELEIQGLDGSADDQARRRDPVDDEVLLRLKVYRSLGIEIERDGRDGGGGEFTRAVVRNDRKGDVHVVNMDKKFSKFFYANYFWQTL from the exons ATGTCTTTTTCCAGAACCCTCTTCGCCCATTCGAATGAATTCAACTGGATCGGCGACAAACACTCCTCGCGATTTTACGAAAGAACGCGCCCTGACGAACCCGCCGGCCGCGTATCCTGCGGCGAGATTCGAACACAATCAACCATTTCCACAACTCGACCACAACtcaaccacacacacacacacacaaaccCGAACGGGAAGAAATCAGCCAAGATGCTTCTAGCAGAGGAGCCCGCGACG CTCATCCGCCACACCATCGACAATTTCAACATTCATCCCGACAAGCAAGCCGTCGCGCGCATCAATGAATCCCTCGCGACCCTCCAGCAGGCCCGCGAGCTGCGCCTGCGCGAGGCCGAAAATGCCCTCAAGA AGCTCTCTCGCCAGCTAAACACAATGGCCTCCCAGCACGCCGAGCTCACATCGCAGCACTCGTCGACCGCGCACGCCTCGGAGATCGCCCGCCTCGACACAACAAAGTTCCGGACCGCGAAGGCCGCCTCGGacgccgagatggaggccgAGCGCCTCGCCCAGCAGGCCGCCGACCTCAGCGTGCGCctccaggagctcgagaTCCAGGGGCTCGACGgctccgccgacgaccaggcccgccgccgcgaccccgtcgacgacgaggtgctgCTGCGCCTCAAGGTCTACCGCAGCCTAGGCATCGAGATCGAGCGcgacggccgcgacggcggcggcggcgagttcACCCGCGCCGTTGTCCGCAACGACCGGAAGGGCGACGTGCATGTCGTCAACATGGACAAGAAGTTTTCAAAGTTCTTTTACGCAAACTACTTTTGGCAGACGCTGTAG
- a CDS encoding C6 transcription factor yields the protein MLSNPLHRFSPYHGMQSSTLFSNAQVSNGHPNTNGLDPLTPNSHYALQQLQQHVGVHNNNPHLARGAPQSKHRQHPYGPAAARSSSTSGPVRRRISRACDQCNQLRTKCDGQHPCAHCVEFGLGCEYIRERKKRGKASRKDLAAQAAAQASAGGTGPGQKSPSDDNGHPSEQSEPVDGKAGQPLGSDPQQTRSGKTMDDMSDDTMQHSQRTGSLDSLGDLTGHPAHLSAHHGMDRDHLESPTTLDLNGYGGVHGAYDRQGMSTHMMAGSAHAAYGPNPGGMSAYPEMPYAMQTQSPTAYANGAPFRIAASPISAYPLGGEPTSPEWISMSSPPAHYQSHMPPSSYGHAAAQQLRYPVLHPLLPHLGNLLPISLACDLIDLYFASSSSAQMHPMSPYVLGFVFRKRSFLHPNKPRQCQPALLASILWVAAQTSDAPFLTSVPSARGKICQRLLELTVSLLKPLIHTPSGDTSPVTSPAIDGVALGGLGVALPGSISMDALTGESGPFGAAGTLDDVITYIHLATVVSASEYKGASLRWWNAAWSLARELKLGRELPPLPLSMNQPNGHEVDGDADGETDLGGNGHPGVITEEEREERRRIWWLTYIVDRHLALCYNRPLFLLDLECAGLLQPMDDTAWQNGEFRRTQATTDPSLGDADSGQPSRVRGPHFECTGHSIFGYFLPLMTILGEIVDLHHARNHPRFGVGFRSAREWDDQAGEITRHLEAYEKSLGRFEQQHLTRINMGVEEKGDAANTEGAEHGPIADIGTPSVHSVHTNASSNRMTESDIQTKIVMAYGTHVMHVLHILLAGKWDPINLIDDNDLWISSQGFITATGHAVSAAEAINNILEFDPGLEFMPFFFGIYLLQGSFLLLLIADKLQLEASPSVVKACETIVRAHEACVVTLNTEYQRNFSKVMRSALAQVRGRVPEDLHEQHQRRRELLALYRWTGDGTGLAL from the exons ATGTTGTCCAATCCACTCCATCGATTCTCGCCATATCACGGCATGCAGTCGAGCACCCTCTTCTCCAACGCCCAGGTCTCAAACGGTCATCCTAACACGAACGGGCTAGACCCGCTGACGCCGAACTCGCATTATGCATTGCAACAACTTCAACAACATGTAGGAGTGCACAACAACAACCCTCACTTGGCCCGGGGAGCCCCTCAGTCGAAGCACCGTCAACACCCATACGGTCCTGCGGCAGCTCGATCATCCAGCACTTCCGGGCCCGTCAGGAGGAGGATCAGTCGAGCGTGCGATCAATGCAACCAGCTACGCACAAAATGCGACGGGCAGCACCCTTGCGCCCACTGCGTAG AATTCGGGCTAGGCTGCGAGTATATCCgtgaaagaaagaagagaggCAAAGCGTCTCGGAAGGACCTTGCGGCGCAAGCTGCTGCTCAAGCCTCGGCGGGAGGGACGGGTCCCGGTCAAAAGTCACCctccgacgacaacggccacCCGTCAGAGCAATCCGAGCCTGTCGATGGCAAAGCTGGACAGCCGCTGGGCAGCGACCCGCAGCAGACCCGCAGCGGAAAGACTATGGACGACATGAGTGACGATACTATGCAGCACAGCCAGAGGACAGGCTCGCTCGATAGCCTAGGAGACTTGACTGGTCATCCCGCTCACTTGTCAGCTCACCACGGGATGGACCGAGACCACCTGGAGAGTCCGACAACGCTGGACCTCAACGGTTACGGCGGCGTCCACGGCGCATACGACAGACAAGGTATGAGCACGCACATGATGGCAGGATCAGCGCATGCGGCATACGGCCCCAACCCGGGCGGCATGTCGGCATATCCCGAGATGCCATATGCGATGCAGACGCAGAGCCCGACAGCTTATGCCAACGGCGCGCCATTCCGGATCGCCGCCAGTCCCATCAGCGCATACCCCTTGGGAGGCGAACCGACATCTCCCGAATGGATATCCATGTCGTCTCCGCCGGCACACTACCAGTCTCACATGCCTCCAAGCAGCTACGGCCATGCGGCCGCCCAACAGCTCCGGTATCCCGTGTTGCACCCCCTGCTCCCCCACCTGGGGAATCTTCTCCCGATCTCCCTGGCCTGCGACCTGATTGACCTCTACTTTgcgtcatcctcgtcggcacAGATGCACCCGATGTCGCCGTACGTCTTAGGATTCGTCTTCCGCAAGAGGTCTTTCCTCCACCCGAACAAGCCGAGACAATGCCAGCCTGCTCTCCTGGCCAGCATTCTCTGGGTAGCGGCGCAGACCAGCGATGCCCCCTTTCTGACCAGCGTACCGTCGGCCCGCGGAAAGATCTGCCAGAGGCTGCTGGAGCTGACCGTCAGCCTGCTCAAGCCGCTCATCCACACACCATCCGGCGACACATCTCCGGTAACCAGCCCCGCCATTGACGGCGTGGCGCTCGGCGGGCTGGGGGTCGCACTTCCTGGATCCATCAGCATGGACGCGTTGACGGGCGAGTCCGGCCCATTCGGCGCTGCCGGGACCCTGGACGACGTCATCACCTACATCCACCTCGCCACGGTGGTCTCCGCCAGCGAGTACAAGGGCGCAAGCCTTCGATGGTGGAACGCGGCCTGGTCGCTGGCTCGCGAGCTCAAGCTCGGCCGCGAACTGCCGCCGTTGCCCCTGTCCATGAACCAGCCCAACGGCCACGAGGTGGACGGCGATGCGGACGGTGAAACGGACCtgggcggcaacggccaCCCGGGTGTCATCACGGAGGAAGAGCGCGAGGAGCGCCGTCGGATATGGTGGCTCACATACATCGTTGACCGGCATCTGGCCCTTTGCTACAACCGGCCCTTGTtcctgctcgacctcgaatGCGCCGGTCTGTTGCAGCCGATGGACGACACGGCGTGGCAGAACGGGGAGTTCCGCCGGACCCAAGCCACGACCGATCCGAGTCTCGGAGACGCCGACAGCGGCCAGCCGAGCCGCGTGCGTGGGCCGCACTTTGAGTGCACGGGGCACAGCATATTCGGCTACTTCCTGCCTCTCATGACCATCCTCGGCGAGATCGTCGACCTTCACCACGCCCGGAACCACCCCCGGTTCGGCGTCGGCTTCCGCTCCGCCCGCGAGTGGGACgaccaggccggcgagaTCACGCGGCACCTCGAGGCGTACGAGAAGAGCCTCGGGCGGttcgagcagcagcacctcaCGCGGATCAACATGGGCGTGGAAGAAAAGGGCGACGCGGCCAACACGGAGGGCGCGGAGCACGGCCCGATCGCGGACATTGGCACGCCGTCGGTGCACTCGGTGCACACCAACGCGTCGTCGAACCGCATGACGGAGAGCGACATCCAGACCAAGATCGTCATGGCGTACGGCACGCACGTCATGCATGTCCTGCACATCCTGCTGGCCGGCAAGTGGGACCCGATCAacctcatcgacgacaacgacctgTGGATCTCGTCCCAGGGCTTCATCACCGCCACGGGCCACGCCGTgtcggccgccgaggccatcaacaacatcctCGAGTTCGACCCGGGCCTCGAGTTcatgcccttcttcttcggcatctACCTGCTTCAGGGGTCcttcctcctgctgctcATCGCCGACAAGCTCCAGCTGGAGGCGTCCCCGAGCGTCGTCAAGGCGTGCGAGACCATCGTGCGGGCCCACGAGGCCTGCGTCGTGACGCTCAACACGGAGTACCAG CGCAACTTCAGCAAGGTGATGCGGAGCGCCCTGGCGCAGGTCCGCGGCCGGGTGCCGGAGGACCTCCACGAGCAGCACCAACGCCGGCGGGAGCTGCTCGCTCTGTACCGCTGgaccggcgacggcaccggACTGGCTCTCTGA
- a CDS encoding Cut9 interacting protein yields MCGQHEDGDANSSTAVISPSPSSTPFPWESGIYDAHCHPTDTMSTVDRIPAMRAAALTVMATRSQDQALVAEIATSHGVRSKYEMSQGHLIPSFGWHPWFSYQLFDDTVPEAERTYPEGQPDAKTRHYHAVLAPAPEDPDFLDALPTPRSLSSFLADTRRRLQDHPLALVGEVGLDKAFRLPEGRTDADESSRDRTLTPGGREGRRLAPQHVKMPHQVAVLKAQLALAGELGRPVSVHGVQAHGLLHDTLSSLWKGHEKEVVSRKKKRLVAEGAEDFDSDDEPEEDNFGRKNVPPKPYPPRICLHSYSGSAEMLKQYTNPAIPARIFFSFSSAINLGTKAGADKIVEVLQACPDDSLLVESDLHIAGEEMDARLEEMYRKACEVKGWGLQEGVERIGRNYRNFIFG; encoded by the coding sequence ATGTGTGGCCAGCATGAAGATGGGGACGCGAACTCCTCCACTGCCGTcatctcgccgtcgccctcatcgacTCCCTTCCCCTGGGAATCCGGCATCTATGATGCTCATTGCCACCCCACAGATACCATGTCGACCGTCGACCGCATCCCCGCCATGCGCGCCGCTGCTCTAACTGTCATGGCCACCCGGAGCCAAGACCAGGCTCTCGTCGCTGAGATTGCTACGTCCCACGGCGTTCGCTCAAAGTACGAAATGTCTCAGGGTCATCTGATCCCCTCCTTTGGCTGGCATCCGTGGTTCTCCTACCAGCTATTCGACGACACCGTGCCCGAGGCTGAGAGGACCTACCCCGAGGGCCAGCCCGACGCGAAGACGCGCCATTACCACGCCGTCCTAGCCCCCGCCCCAGAGGACCCCGACTTTCTCGACGCCTTGCCCACCCCGCGTTCTTTGTCATCCTTTTTGGCCGAtacgcgccgccgcctccaagacCATCCCCTTGCTCTAGTCGGTGAGGTTGGTCTCGACAAGGCCTTTCGCCTGCCCGAAGGAAGGACCGACGCTGATGAGTCCTCGCGTGACCGGACCCTGACCCCGGGCGGTCGTGAGGGGCGTCGTCTGGCGCCTCAACATGTCAAGATGCCCCACCAGGTTGCCGTGCTGAAAGCCCAGCTGGCGCTTGCGGGTGAGCTCGGCCGCCCTGTGAGCGTCCATGGCGTCCAGGCCCACGGCCTTCTCCACGATACCCTCTCTTCACTGTGGAAGGGTCACGAGAAGGAGGTCGTCAGCAGGAAAAAGAAGCGCCTCGTTGCCGAGGGAGCCGAGGATTTTGATTCTGACGATGAGCCCGAGGAGGATAACTTTGGCCGAAAAAACGTGCCGCCGAAGCCGTATCCCCCACGGATATGCTTACACTCGTACTCTGGGTCCGCCGAGATGTTGAAGCAGTACACTAACCCGGCCATCCCGGCCCGTAtattcttctccttctcttccgcTATTAACTTAGGGACCAAGGCAGGAGCTGACAAAatcgtcgaggtcctccagGCATGTCCCGACGACAGCCTTCTGGTGGAAAGCGACTTACATATCGCCGGCGAGGAAATGGATGCCAGACTGGAAGAGATGTACCGCAAGGCCTGCGAGGTCAAGGGATGGGGCCTTCAGGAAGGCGTCGAGCGCATAGGGAGGAACTACCGGAACTTCATATTTGGCTGA